Below is a window of Littorina saxatilis isolate snail1 linkage group LG2, US_GU_Lsax_2.0, whole genome shotgun sequence DNA.
TGAAAATATTGTGGTAAGTtgctgcatgtgtgtttgtgttgctcAGTCCTATTGTTCCAGCTTGTCGTCTGTCAtatgagcgttgatgcgttgagctgtcgttatgcgccatacatggcccagctcatccggcttcagcgtgtttttatatcggagtggtccttctcctagactggtggctttacagggctgtcgagtccagtctacccggctatttggccatagctggctggtttgtttatctgaggtgaccttccccagggctagaacttaagatgcggctcttgatcgcatgatgctcccgtcattggagacctggggtatttcttgagtgtaacagtgccacctgttaccccgccccatcctgttggaagcaccgccagttggtccgcgactgcttattcgtcctggcaagcctggcttatttcgcagctaacctccatatctgaaggccatctcactatccgccacctgtgaacgcgcctggttgggggtggtcgcccctactgtCCCAGGGTTCCAGCTTGATAGTGCCTTCACAGCTACCTGGACTGGTCCAGCATTGATCTCTTCGCCTCTCCCCAGGGGAATGGTCCTTAACTCCGCTTTGTATATTTCCAGGCTGGAAAAGATGTGGTTCAATATTCAAAAGGGAGCACAAATTACACAAATCTGCATAATTACTAATATCAACCCATCCAGAAAATTAATCACTGCCTACCTCTTACTATGCAAACAAGTAAATTTATGATAATAACAATAAAAGTCAACTAAAGTATTTTTCACCATTCCGATTTTTCTCCCAGGAAGACATTTGCAGACTTtagaacccatacgattttgccgtattttgtacacATGATTGTACGGTCAGAGGAAAACAAATACGACGAGAACAAATCCTgatctactttttttttataagcgCATCCCAAAGCCAATCCAGTATTTGGACACATGAtctcagtttttgtcagtaagcATTTAAAGAAGAATTTGTCtgaaatgtattggtaaacttaattaacggtgcgacggaTGTTTGTGAATCATGGAtccaggatgttcaaatgctgcgtGGAGTACGcaaatttttctgaaaatacaagtttgtttgagaatactccaagtacAAAACAGGGATTTCCAGGTCAGCATTTGATTTTCTTAGACAGCCACAGACCCAAGCACAAGTTCTCCAGCCTGCATTCTTGTCTAAGTAATGCTGGCCTTTTCCTGTgaggctgtgtgtgtttgtttgctatgtcgtcgctgtaattcacaaacctattttccatttttgtgtggatttcaAAGCCCCAGCTAAAGGATTTTTGTTAGTGGAAATCATCACTAAAAGGTAGGCATAAGCTTTGTTCTGTTTTAGCATTTCAATAGAAAGGGAGATTTGAGTATCCCatgtttgtttacatttgtaTTATGAAGCAATGCATGTTTTTATTGGTTGTTTTCAGGTTCGAAGAGGAGCAGGTGCATTAGAAACAGGAAGAAGAGTGGGCCAACAACTCTCAAGGCGAATCCATACTTTAATGACTTCCACTGATTCCAACCAAATTGTCAAATAAATCATTACACAGTCATTCTCTACTTCAGTACCATTGAAATGGTAAAGATGTATGTGTGAATTGTGCAAGTTTGTATGTGAAAGACATACTGTACCTTAAactagttaaaggcacagtaagcctcccgtaaaccatcactgagctcccaGAGCCTCTACATCcagtgcaagcatacttccatttgaacgctcaccgaacggggacatcctggctgctttctgtcgagagtgagacattttcaaagaatttattttcgtttaCTATGCGAACAGACAATCAGgcgttttggtgctagacctaacttttaaaatctaaataataaattgacagcttgttacacaaacattcttaaatcgcaaaagaattcttttttcatcaagacaagatcagtacaattcgaagttttgaaaatttgaaaaaagaaaagcccagaAACGTGTCACTCGgaacgtctttctcgtagcagatgaCGCTTGTGCCTAGCGCctgttcctctgaacagtcaaaagccatcactcgagttcgtgtgaatcgcagccgtttgttgcgtttagatttagaggtacataataacgtgctattgcagatatcattaagcttacagcgagtcgtgttgaaatcacaaactgacgactacattgtgaaaaaaaaggaaactggatcacacgggttcacgatggctcaggggtaagataaaccatgctgattgatcgacaagaagaagataaaccatgcaaaaataaattctttgaaaattgcttgctctttacggagggcacctaggatatattgttctcaagcggtgagtgtttaaatgaaaaggtgtttgtactgtgtgtaaaagcctgacagtatctgtgatggtttacgggaggctcactgtgcctttaaggggaggcactggtgttaaaagtgattttttttgtttcataaCTCTTGGGTCAACAATTGTTTTAGAATTTAAGTACTCAGTCTATCTCCtgagaaaatggaaaaaaaataaaaattggacCATCGGTTGCCATGGtagcaatccaagatggccaccAAACTGCCCCTTTTTAAAACCCTAAGGCTTTTTTAAAACTGCATGAAATTTAGTTTTGATGCTTGTTATTCATACTTCAGCACAATGCCGAGAAACTGATTGAGGCTTTTTTTGATATCTcaagtcatttaaaaaatatcaatGATGAAAGTGAGTGATGTTGAATTTCATGAAAAAACGTCCCCAAAAAGGGTATAACTTCtcaagaaatttttttttcaacaaatccCTCAATCAGTTTCTGCAAAATAACACACTCAAGATGTACGCAAAGTTTCAACAACGCAAGTTTATTAGAAAAAAAGCCTTAGGCTTTTGAAGTGACAAAAAAGTAGTTTTGAGAAAATGCACAAAACATGaagaaaatgattttttttcacacAAACGTTTACGaaacatgtaacaaaacaacactgacaaaacaacaagtctTGCTGAGTTCCACAAGAAAAACGGAAACTAAATTcaacaaaatgttaaaaaaaaacagccaGTGTTCTGCAAGCACCAAGGAACCTGTTCCAAGGTCACAATGATCAACTCTCATCCGTTATGTGCACGCTGCATAAATTATGCCCATCCATAATTCCCAAATTGTTACCAGTGAAGCCTCTTATCTTGGACCTCTTTTGGACTTGCTTTGATTTATAACAGTGTCCTTTACTTTTTATACTACGATATTAGGGTTGACTTCTGTGAATTGCCATGCAGTGCCATGGGTACTTTGGAAGCTCCTCTCCAGCTTCCACCTCACCATCTGTAGAGAACATAAATTCAAAATTAATAATATGATATGTCTATTACAAACTCAATACGGCTATTCACATTTTCCCAAcaatgacaccccccccccctcctacacacacatttgaaaaaCAGGTATTGTAATATGTGATAACACGTTATTTTGGCGCATGCTTATGTCAGTGCTAATAGTCAAGCAGTGAACAAAAAGATGTTGAAAAATCATGTGAACGGTGCTAAGGCAGTGCTGGTCTGGTCTACAGCTATTGCACATACTTCATGCGAGCGGccctcgcttcgcatctctgtatgtatgtctctgactGCATGCAGAAACCATATGGTCTGCATGGGAAGTATGACCACAAGCAATGTTCACTCACTGGTCCATGtgaatgcatgtttgtttgtgccACAAGAAAACTTTGATCACAGGAGGAAGCTATAAGTAATATGCTCAAGAAAATAAACGAGGAAAGAACAGATGTTTTGCCCCAACAGGACAAACCTTGTGACAACCAAGCTTCACAGTAGCCGCACATTACTGACTTTGCATCCTATTCAGTTTCTTTGCATCAGGGTGTTGTAAGATTCTCTTCTTCAGCAgtcacacacatgaacacacagagCCAGAGCCGCAAACATAACCAAACACATGTATAAACTTCTACATTTCtgtcaaaaaaagaagaaaaaatgcatACCTACTACAAGCTTTATCAGCTGCTTGGAATCTTTACTGCTCTGCTTGGGCTAGTATTCAGCTGCAGCAGATTTCCCAGGAGATGCATGGTGTTGCACCATGGCTGAACAaagtcatttttgtattgattgtTCTTTTTTTAAGCAGTTTATTTGCTTTTTTCCCGAAAAAAGATATAGGGTCTGCCTTTTCGTTGCCATAAATGGCGAACTCCGTGTTGTCCTTACTGCCGTACACATTCCGCTCCGCAACTCTAAAATAAGTCGTGGTTCAAAACACACATGGAAACGTGCTTCAAACGTACACCACCGATGGTGATTTCTTGCTCCAACCCAGCTGTTGCAAGGGAAGCAGCATAGTTTCCAGCCAATTTTCATTCTGGACGAAGTTGAATGCACAAACTTGATCTTCCGATTCGTTCGTAGCAATAGCAGACGACACTATCGACtcgcactttctttttaaacttcTGTCACGCCAGCCTCTGCAACTGGTTTGATTTTACCCAATAATCATCCTTTGCGTGTCTAGCACTGAAATCGGGGTAAAACGTGTGATAAACTGAAGATTCCACAAAGATATCCAAGGAAAATCGCAGCTGTAGATGTTTCACATCGCCTTTGGCAAGATCTGGCGGAAATTGAAGAATATTGCATTCTGGGAAGGCCGAATCGAACCGAACGAGACCGAGCATAAACGAAGTTTAATATCCGCGATTCGATTGGTCAGTAGCGAAAATTGTTCATACGGAATTTCCCGGAATCTTCATCGGTTCTCTTCGGCTCTTTGGAATGtcttcttgttgctgttactaACGGCGCGAAACCAGTAAACGGAAATTCCCGTTGTCCGCGGTATGAACTAATCCTagcaaagaaaagacaactcaTTCCAGTCATGCAAACGTGACTACCGTTCACGATTTGTTTGACTCAGTCACCACTCAAACATACgcatttttttgctgttttgtgtgttttcaatacacaattgcatacacatacattgttCATTTAGCCGTTTTGACCGTTTATGATTAATTCTGATCTAAAATCAGTACATCAGAGTAACCagaagaggttcaaaatccagaatcagaaagaaaacggaaatgaccagggaacaaaaaaatcacttttttcacTGTGGTGTCTGCCCTTAACGGAGATTATATAAGCTGCTTTCATTCCCACTTCACTCCTTTCACACACAAGCAATGGaccatcaaaaacaaaataaatagtTTGGTATCCTGGAGTATATTTTTACAcaattttttgtttcaaatacCAAGTGCATGCATATCATGTCTGGCACATAAATCTCACAATTCTTTAGTAATCTGATATACAGAATTTAGTTTGCTTGTGCTGAAACTGAGTGAGGATACTGAGCTCATGTCAAATAGTCCTGTGAATGCGCACGTTATTCTGGAACCAACTGCTCTTCCACATCTTGTAGAGCCAGAAGGCACATGGCATCGTCCTCATTTTCGTTGTTCTCACCAAGATCATCAAAGTCGTCTGCCAGGTAATAGGCTGGGAGAATGGATGCTGGCAGTTGAAACTCTGAGGACAGAAAAGATGAGCATTACTGACGCATTCATGACTGCACAGAATAGCTAATAATAATACAATTTTAGATTCTACGAAGTGCCCAGTAATGATCGAATGTAGTACTCGTAAGTGCCCCTTTTTCTGTGCCAGTTTGATCACACATGCTTTTCTTCCCTTTCTCAGCTTTAGAAATGAAGATAGTATGCTAGCAGCTGCAGACTTGACAGCATTATTATCCAAAACTTTGTGCTAATGCAGCAGAATTACCTTCAGATTTGAAGTTAACAGCTTGGCAGTCTGGATCGTAACACTTCTGATACCACATTCCTTTCTGCAGATCAGCAACCAGTCTGAAACATAAAGTCTTCATGCAGAAACTATATAAACTTGACAACTGACAGTACAGACAGCTgacagtacagacagacagctcaAGCACAAAACTAACTTTACCTCTCTGATGGAAACTGTACAAGTGAACAAAATGTGTGGGTAGACAATACAGCTTTTATCAATACAAACTCAAACAACACAtaaaagacaccccccccccccccccccccccccaacaaacaaaataaacaacaccccaacaacaataaaaacgcacacaaaacaAGTGGAAAGACACTTCATAAAAACATCAGCCGACCTTGACTTTTCACTGGACCACTAAATCATCGCTCTCTCAATGGTCTTTAgaactttctttatttttgtcttCTCTTTTCTCtgatcacaacacacacacttcaaaccTGAACTCACTTAATGTTGTTGCTGCGATGCTGGCGCTGTACATTGTAGCAGAAGCGATAGCCCATGATGTCGTAGGTAAGCACTTCAGCGTCAGCAAAATAGGTCCAGCGTCTGATGGTACCTCCCCGACCGGACACCTGACTGACGATGAAGTCATCCACCTCTGGGTATGGAGACTTGCCGCTTCCCTCGATATGCTCTGAAATCATCAGCAGAACAGTGAACTGAGTAAGCTGTTGACTGTTAAAAATTCTGTAAGTGTATTTGTGAGAcagggaaatagctcagttggtaacgTGCTGGCTATAAAACCAGTTTGTCACTATTAGTGTGGGTTTGACCCCGGTTTTGGTGAGGAATTTATCTCCCAGTCAAATTTGTGCACTCTTTGAACCctctgtgcatgcatgtgcatAAAATAAGATCTAAAGTTCACAGCGGAAGTGTCAAAAGTTGAAAAAGATGAACACACATACCGTAGCcttgtactgtatggcagctcacatGTTTAGGAAGGAAAGCTCACAAGACTGTAATTACCTCCCCTTACCTCTATGGGTcagctctttttttttatcactcATGAGTGGCTgaattttaatttgtttttgccACACTGATGTGATCTGTTACTTCCGAATGAACTATGTTACATAAAACAGGAAAACTAGTGTGGATGCATAGTTGTTAATACTTGGAGAAAAGGTCTCTTGGCCTGAACATTATCAACATACACACAACTTTTGGTGACAGTGTAATTTGTATTTCCCCCCTCTTACTAAACAGGACCGAAAAAACACCCAACCCTTGTTTCTACATTACTTCTTTGAATCAGTATGCATGCTGTGCTTAGCAGCAATGCTCTTCACAGACAACCGAGATTTTATTAACCGAGTTGAAAACACTACCCAAATAATACACTGAACAGGGTATACCTCCAGTGGGCGGCCTGGGTGCTCCACTGGTCCTCCTGTGTTTGTTAGGGGGTTGAGTTCCATCCGGCCTCTCGCCAAATGTCAAATACCTGCAGCAGTTACAACATGAAATATTCACAAGAATAAGCACAAATTAGATACAATGAATCCACAGTTTTAAGACTCCATTTCAAAATTTCCTTCCCATTATTATGTTCATGGAGTAAGTAAAGTTACGTCTGTTTTAAGACAACATTTATTACACTGTATATAAGGACTGCAATCTAGCTAGCTGCTGCTGAAATGACCGACTGTAAAAGATATTTCAGACCATCACATCAaatcaaaatataaaataatagATTATTGACATAAtttaatgtatcgattgaacactggatttcccttctgtgagtcatgtgacgtcagaggccaacaaaacttcatatttaggcggccagccgagactacaaaatagtgcatgtttgtgtgcgttcaatcataaaaactaaaaggagaTCTTACCAGAATCGATCGACACATAAATTCCCGCCGAACAAAGGATCGTTTTTTCTTCGCCCAATTCAAAGGAAAATTGGATGAAACGACATGCACAATTCTCACTGATAATACATCAAACAACAGAAGAACGCAAATTGATACTCAACACTGTGATCCCACGATGAAAACGCAGGAAAAACCAAAAAACTTTGCGGACTGAGTGCAAGCGTTCTTTCTTGTTGCCCAGTTGTAGGTGGAAGGAAGCATTGCCTTATGGGTATTCAAACGTTGGTATGAAACTTTCGGATTGGGTACGAAACGAGAATTCCTCAACAGTTCACCACTCTTGTCCACCATTCCTTCACataaattttatttgtatttttgaccaaaatatgacattttacacagatcttgacagtcactgttcacctcgaccgctagcgcggtctcggaggaacactgactgtctcgatctgtgtaaaatgtcatattttggtcaaaaatacaaataacgtataatctATACCCACCAAAAACGACCTCATCACCCTAAATCAAACCTTTTTTGTTTCAGTGTCTTTTCCATGTAATTCTATTACAGTATTAGCTACAGACCCATGGCCGACATTGGTGACAAGAGATGCAAGAAagatgtctctgtctttgtctcttccATCATCAACTTCAGTGTTGTAAATGTTTTCTTCTGCAACACTGAATGCTGCTGTCTTCCCCAGTTTGCAGGACTTGAAGAGACGGAAGTTGCGGTTTTTGGTGTAAACCCCTGCAACAAATCCACCCCTTATAGTTACATGGAACACAATCAAAGGCATTATCTGCTGACAGGTGCGCATATGAAAATTGAAAGCAATTCCTTACGTTATTTCAAGGGGTTGTACTGTCTAACGGTTCTAAACTGCAAAGAAATACACATCTTTGTTTCAAACATGCTTTGATAGAGATACATGTACAAGGAAAGATCTTGTACGCCATTTAATGTCAGTCTCAACTTGTTTTTGCCTAAAACAATTTGTCAATTTCTTCTCTTGGATGACTACATATGATGAAATCCCAGTAACTTTATAGTCATACATTAGTCTGAAAAATATGCTGAATTCTTTGGAAACAAAGACCCTTTTATCTCAAAATGAATCAGTTTGAATCAGAAATCCTTATTTCTAGTAAAGCCAAGTATTACCTAAATCAGCAAAGCACACATCTCTGTCATCTTTGTCCTTCACAAAGAGAGACTGCAGGTCCTCAGTTTCAAACTGCTGGAACACTCCGTGACACAGCCTCTTCACCTTGGATGCAACatcttcctctttctctgtgGCGTTTTTAGTCTTTCCTTTGTTGTCACTGGAAACTGGTGCCTCACTTGTACTTTCTATTGTCATGTCAACAGTCCCGAACCCTTCTACATAGTGTCCGTCTTTACCTGCCTTGTCTTCAAAGGTATTAACAGTGCACAGCTTACTTGCACTTTTTACTGAGATGTCACCTGCCCCAAACCCTTTTACAtggtttctgtctttctttttcttgtcctcAATTGTATCAACACTGCACTGCTCACTTGAACTTTCTATTGACATCTTACTGGATGCTAACCCTTTTACGCAATGtctctcttctttttcctcAGAAGTATCTACACTGCAAGTTCTGAAAGCACACTCTGATTGATCTGTCGCATTTTCTGCAGGGACGTCTGTGTGGTCAACGGTTCTGTTGTGTGCACACCTTTCACACCCTTCTCCTACACTGTAAACATGACGTTTTGACACATTTTCTGATTTTAACTTGTGTCTGTAGTTGTTTGTGAAGTGCTCTCTTGTGCAACGGTCATTTTCACTTCCACACCAACACTGATCTGTTGGGTCAACAGTCTGTAGTTCGTCGTGCCTGTGACcctcacatttttcacattgcTTGGTCAAGGTTACACGAGATTTGACCTCAGGAAAGTTCAGTGGACACCAACACTCCTCTGAACCAATACACTGAAGATCGTTCACTGCCAGATCTTCTGTTGGCTTTGTGTTTGATGAGATGAGAAGCACCTTCTGATGTGAAGTTGCTGCTGGGTCTACCGTCACTGCTTCAAGTTTGGCACATCCTTCACTGCCATGCTCATCTTTTTGAAGCGCCAAGTGCTCGTAAAACAGACCGTCTTCTAACTTGTCAAAGATTGCTCGGATGAAGTGACCTGCACAGAGTTTTACATCATGAAACAAAGCAAATGTTTggacagtgatggcgctagtattttttcaaaccagtatgcaaacttttatgatgcaaacagtccagaaaaaaacagtaggctggtcattggaaccagttagagtccaactcagagtactggttttattgttctaccagcgaaaaaaacccggtagttctaaaaatcaaccggtaggtcataccggcagccaattttgttccggtattttctcgttTCAACTGGTAAAATActggtaattaccggttaacgccaatactgtgtGGATCAATGCAAATTAAACTCTATGTTCATTGACTGTTTTAATCCTAAGTTGCTCCGATGAAGTAACCTTAAAGGCATTTCACATCATGAAACAACGCAAACACATAAGACAGATgcataatcttcttcttcttctgcgttcatgggctgaaactcccatgtacactcgtgtttttagcacgagtgggggtttacgtgtatgaccgtttttaccccgccatgccggcagcatacgccgattttgggggaggcatgctgggtattttcgtgtttctataacccactgaactctgacatgaattacaggatcttttccgtgcgcacttggtcttgtgcttgcgtgtacacacgaagggggttaagtcactagcaggtttgcacataagttgacctgggagatcggaaaaatctccactcttaacccaccaggcggcagcgacgggattcgaactcacgacctcccgataagGAGGCCGACGTTTTACCACCATGCCACTGCGCCCTTCTAGATGCATAATCAATTTTATGTTTATTTAATGTTCTACTCTGGAAGAAAATATGCTGCTTAGCCATTTTcccaaaacaaaaagacaaatttTAGTTCTTCAAATTTAAAAGAAATTCTCAATAAACACCCAGTTCATGTGGAAGAAAGCCCACACAGCACTATAACAAGAACTTCATGAAAATGCATTCAAAATATGTACAAccaacagacaaaacaaaaaaatcacctTCAGTTATGTTGTCTTTGAATACAGGACCTTTCCCTTGGAATATCAGGTGTCTGCTAAATTTTGTCTCTGTACTGAAATGAGAAATGCCATTTCAATTTAAACTCTCTATAGTAATCACACAGTCTCAATAAAACTACACAATGTGCTGTGCAAAAAACAATGTTAATAACATTGAACAGTTTTCATTATCACAGGTCAACATAAAACTTGACAGCTTTTGACTTGTGAACAGATTCCACTTGGTTTAAAactaacaacaagaagagcaaagctCACATGACTCAACTTTGTCATATTATGTTATATAAAATAGAAAAAAAGCAAATGCTGTTATGTAAAGTTTCTAAGCTCTGAGCTAGCTTCAATAACATCCAATACAATAGTTAACTGATCACCTCACCAGCGTCTTGCCAGAGAGGTTCTTGCAAGagtttgagataagttcattaattatctgtatcataagtgtttgtctgtttacttagaagaccactgggtcgaagtACCgttaatgtaacgttttgtttggtCATAAATTATacgttccttcttcttctgcgtttgtgggctgaaactcccacgtacactcgtgttttttgcacgagtggaattttacatgtatgaccgttttttacccggccatttaggcagccatacgccgttttcggaggaagcatgctgggtattttcgtgtttctataacccaccgaactctgacatggattacaggatctttctcgtgcgcacttggtcttgtgcttgcgtgtacacacggggggtgttcggacaccgaggagagtctgcacacaaagttgactctgagaaataaatctctcgccgaacgtggggacgaactcacgctgacagcggccaactggatacaaatccagcgcgctaccgactgagctacatcccccccGCCCCAATTATatgttccaataacctaccattcatgtttttgtttctgcTCATTACAAAGACTCCTGATTGCTCAGGAGAATCAAAATCTGATAATAGAGTATGATTAATTTATTCAACTGCTGCTATATTCTGcgactcaaaaacaaaaaccatcaaAAAAAAGTCAAGTCGGAtcggaagaaaacaaaatcttgCCTGGCATTAAGTTCCAGGATATCTTGCCGGCTGCACTGCACGCCATACAGCTCCCCCAACCAGCAACAAACATACTGCACACAGATGATGTTGACAATTACTTTTGAAAAGAAATCCACCAAAAATCAAACTTCCCACCGTAATTTCTTTcagtgtaaaaaaaacaagtcgcgtaaggcgaaaatacaacatttagtcaagtagctgtcgaactcacagaatgaaactgaacgcaatgccatttttcagcaagaccgtatactcgtagcatcgtcagtccaccgctcatggcaaaggcagtgaaattgacaagaagagcggggtagtagttgcgctaagaaggatagcacgcttttctgtacctctctttgttttaactttctgagcgtgtttttaatccaaacatatcatatctatatgtttttggaatcaggaaccgacaaggaatatgatggaagtgtttttaaattgatttcgacaatttaattttgataataatttttatatatttaattttcagagcttgtttttaatccaaatataacatatttatatgtttttggaatcagaatataatggagaataagaggaacgtaaatttggatcgttttataaatttttatttttttttacaattttcagatttttaatgaccaaagtcattaattaatttttaagccaccacgctgaaatgcaataccgaagtccgggcttcgtcgaagattacctgaccaaaatttcaaccaatttggttgaaaaatgagggcgtgacagtgccgcctcaactttcacgaaaagccggatatgacgtcatcaaagacatttatcaaaaaaatgaaaaaaacgttcggggatttcatacccaggaactctcatgtcaaatttcataaagatcggtccagtagtttagtctgaatcgctctacacacacacacacacacacacacagacacacgcacatacaccacgaccctcgtctcgattcccccctcgatgttaaaacatttagtcataacttgactaaatgtaacaagtcgcgtaaggcgaaaatacaatatttagtcaagtagctgtcgaactcacagaatgaaactgaacgcaatgccatttttcagcaagaccgtatactcgtagcatcgtcagtccaccgctcatggcaaaggcagtgaaattgacaagaagagcggggtagtagttgcgctgagaaggacagcacgcttttctgtacctctctttgttttaactttctgagcgtgtttttaatccaaacatatcatatctatatgtttttggaatcaggaaccgacaaggaataagatgaaagtgtttttaaattgatttcgacaa
It encodes the following:
- the LOC138958907 gene encoding DNA-directed primase/polymerase protein-like isoform X2 encodes the protein MSASAPDRSLPAITFYGLQSKKRSLAIKRSLEHQSKRLRAEKIPDPYHSRILGPSSCWQIFHRQQEALDFVSSKGEDLHVFAFECQHPDKRSGQRQFLVATYPVFWHYYMQLDVCQRHHYEVIPEGSPCKLYFDLEFNRQANPSADGPAMVETLIKYVCCWLGELYGVQCSRQDILELNASTETKFSRHLIFQGKGPVFKDNITEGHFIRAIFDKLEDGLFYEHLALQKDEHGSEGCAKLEAVTVDPAATSHQKVLLISSNTKPTEDLAVNDLQCIGSEECWCPLNFPEVKSRVTLTKQCEKCEGHRHDELQTVDPTDQCWCGSENDRCTREHFTNNYRHKLKSENVSKRHVYSVGEGCERCAHNRTVDHTDVPAENATDQSECAFRTCSVDTSEEKEERHCVKGLASSKMSIESSSEQCSVDTIEDKKKKDRNHVKGFGAGDISVKSASKLCTVNTFEDKAGKDGHYVEGFGTVDMTIESTSEAPVSSDNKGKTKNATEKEEDVASKVKRLCHGVFQQFETEDLQSLFVKDKDDRDVCFADLGVYTKNRNFRLFKSCKLGKTAAFSVAEENIYNTEVDDGRDKDRDIFLASLVTNVGHGYLTFGERPDGTQPPNKHRRTSGAPRPPTGEHIEGSGKSPYPEVDDFIVSQVSGRGGTIRRWTYFADAEVLTYDIMGYRFCYNVQRQHRSNNIKLVADLQKGMWYQKCYDPDCQAVNFKSEEFQLPASILPAYYLADDFDDLGENNENEDDAMCLLALQDVEEQLVPE
- the LOC138958907 gene encoding DNA-directed primase/polymerase protein-like isoform X1, which translates into the protein MFLLSSPPTVRVCLWDGINTREDDVISHHIISMSASAPDRSLPAITFYGLQSKKRSLAIKRSLEHQSKRLRAEKIPDPYHSRILGPSSCWQIFHRQQEALDFVSSKGEDLHVFAFECQHPDKRSGQRQFLVATYPVFWHYYMQLDVCQRHHYEVIPEGSPCKLYFDLEFNRQANPSADGPAMVETLIKYVCCWLGELYGVQCSRQDILELNASTETKFSRHLIFQGKGPVFKDNITEGHFIRAIFDKLEDGLFYEHLALQKDEHGSEGCAKLEAVTVDPAATSHQKVLLISSNTKPTEDLAVNDLQCIGSEECWCPLNFPEVKSRVTLTKQCEKCEGHRHDELQTVDPTDQCWCGSENDRCTREHFTNNYRHKLKSENVSKRHVYSVGEGCERCAHNRTVDHTDVPAENATDQSECAFRTCSVDTSEEKEERHCVKGLASSKMSIESSSEQCSVDTIEDKKKKDRNHVKGFGAGDISVKSASKLCTVNTFEDKAGKDGHYVEGFGTVDMTIESTSEAPVSSDNKGKTKNATEKEEDVASKVKRLCHGVFQQFETEDLQSLFVKDKDDRDVCFADLGVYTKNRNFRLFKSCKLGKTAAFSVAEENIYNTEVDDGRDKDRDIFLASLVTNVGHGYLTFGERPDGTQPPNKHRRTSGAPRPPTGEHIEGSGKSPYPEVDDFIVSQVSGRGGTIRRWTYFADAEVLTYDIMGYRFCYNVQRQHRSNNIKLVADLQKGMWYQKCYDPDCQAVNFKSEEFQLPASILPAYYLADDFDDLGENNENEDDAMCLLALQDVEEQLVPE